A region from the Maridesulfovibrio zosterae DSM 11974 genome encodes:
- a CDS encoding ATP-binding protein, whose translation MRIGLKGKSFIGVFILGLIILSVAWANAFIFMERSSHEIEDVLMRENLSRVSYAILADSHSLDSICRDWAWSDYSYEFMRDHNIEFIKSNFSKEVLTNLNIDILIFIDNHGNIFSSFCNSGTDLVKNCFRTEGCSGKEFISKCGINGLTGLIRVKHKIMMVSAQKILTSQGDGRPLGTLVMGRFYGDAAIKKLGEELLLDLSFSELDRASPSNDLDSLPEDNTIHDFKVIKDYSGKPLVLLRLDMKREAHSIASSLIWIFALSFLGTLFILGVVTYFFVNHNFVSRVKMLQSQLKGGFFTGPDRRKVLLSGDDELTELSVSIGDTLELLQEEKEKAENANKVKTEFMANMSHEIRTPMHSILGMIELLKETNVDDEQKDFLNIAGVAGESLLEIINDVLEISKIEAGYLEIESHLFWLHEIVLRVVTIFEAVATKKGLSLVCDISEEVPEEVIGDPTRVRQVLTNLISNAVKFTSEGSIKISVYMENNRVMFSVRDQGIGIPKEKLSIIFESFTQVDSSTSREYGGTGLGLPISRKLVSLMGGELFVESSIGEGAKFIFYVNFSIPS comes from the coding sequence ATGCGAATTGGACTCAAAGGAAAAAGTTTTATTGGCGTCTTTATTTTAGGGCTTATTATTCTTAGCGTAGCGTGGGCTAATGCGTTTATTTTTATGGAGCGTAGTTCTCATGAGATAGAAGATGTTCTCATGAGAGAAAATCTTAGTCGTGTTTCTTATGCCATTTTAGCTGACAGTCATTCCTTAGATAGTATTTGTCGTGATTGGGCTTGGTCTGATTACAGTTATGAATTTATGCGCGATCATAATATTGAATTTATTAAATCAAACTTTAGCAAGGAAGTTTTGACTAACCTGAATATAGATATTTTAATTTTTATTGATAATCATGGTAATATTTTCAGTTCATTCTGTAACTCTGGTACAGATTTAGTAAAGAACTGTTTCCGCACGGAGGGGTGTAGCGGCAAAGAATTTATATCTAAGTGCGGAATTAACGGGCTTACGGGTTTAATTAGAGTTAAGCATAAGATCATGATGGTTTCTGCTCAAAAAATATTAACCAGCCAAGGTGATGGACGGCCTCTGGGGACTTTAGTCATGGGCCGTTTTTATGGCGATGCTGCTATTAAAAAATTGGGAGAGGAGCTGCTGCTGGATTTATCTTTTAGTGAGCTTGACCGTGCAAGTCCAAGCAATGATCTGGACTCATTGCCAGAGGATAATACTATTCATGATTTCAAAGTGATAAAAGATTACTCAGGTAAGCCGCTTGTTTTATTACGTCTTGATATGAAAAGAGAAGCGCATAGTATTGCCAGTTCTCTAATTTGGATATTTGCTCTTTCTTTTTTGGGTACTCTTTTTATTCTTGGCGTTGTTACTTATTTTTTTGTGAATCATAATTTTGTATCTAGAGTAAAGATGCTTCAGTCTCAACTTAAAGGTGGATTCTTTACGGGGCCTGACAGGAGAAAGGTCTTGCTTAGCGGGGACGATGAGCTGACAGAATTGTCTGTTTCGATAGGTGATACTCTTGAGCTGCTACAGGAAGAAAAGGAAAAAGCCGAAAATGCGAATAAGGTTAAAACTGAATTTATGGCTAACATGAGTCATGAGATAAGAACTCCAATGCATTCTATCCTGGGTATGATTGAGTTGTTAAAAGAAACTAATGTTGATGATGAGCAGAAAGATTTTTTAAATATTGCTGGGGTCGCAGGAGAGTCTTTACTGGAAATAATAAACGATGTTCTTGAAATTTCTAAAATAGAAGCGGGGTATCTTGAAATTGAATCACATCTTTTTTGGCTTCATGAGATTGTTTTACGAGTTGTAACTATATTTGAGGCTGTTGCGACTAAAAAAGGACTTTCGCTTGTTTGTGATATTTCTGAAGAAGTTCCTGAAGAAGTTATAGGTGATCCTACTAGGGTCCGGCAGGTACTGACAAATCTAATCAGTAATGCGGTTAAATTTACAAGCGAAGGTTCAATTAAAATTTCTGTATATATGGAAAATAATAGAGTTATGTTTTCAGTCCGTGATCAGGGGATAGGTATACCAAAAGAAAAATTATCTATTATATTTGAAAGCTTTACCCAGGTAGACTCTTCAACGTCTAGAGAATATGGCGGAACGGGGCTTGGACTTCCAATTTCACGTAAGCTTGTATCTCTAATGGGCGGTGAACTTTTTGTTGAAAGCAGTATAGGGGAGGGGGCAAAGTTTATTTTTTATGTTAATTTTAGTATCCCATCTTAA